A single genomic interval of Spirosoma linguale DSM 74 harbors:
- a CDS encoding efflux transporter, RND family, MFP subunit (TIGRFAM: efflux transporter, RND family, MFP subunit~KEGG: xcb:XC_1970 cation efflux system protein) gives MKRIITVLAVIATLGLTAWTLVNNKKEVEEKVYKPNPDQKVGVRTAVASLQNLSQETEFLGSFSPNREIEIRPQAGGQIVSLPIEEGQTVGAGRLIAKLDDEQLRYQIEGLMVTLEGYQNDLKRYEVLVKGDATPAINLERTQLSIRSTQAQIKQLQKQLANTTVTTPFSGIVTDKMVEKGSVVSVGSPIAKITDISTLKLVVQVPEKAINQFRVGQSLPITTEVYPDARFVGRISMIAAQGDAAHNYPIEITVPNSGKNQLRAGMYGSIANTNKLKGQTLAVPRQAIVGSEKQPQVYVIEQGKAVLKPVSIGTTTNEYYEITKGLNAGDQVVTSGQINLQNGTPVTAQ, from the coding sequence ATGAAACGGATTATCACAGTATTAGCGGTTATTGCCACGCTGGGTTTAACGGCCTGGACGCTGGTCAACAACAAAAAAGAAGTTGAAGAAAAAGTATACAAGCCGAATCCAGACCAGAAAGTGGGCGTTCGAACGGCGGTAGCTTCCTTACAGAACCTGTCGCAGGAAACGGAATTCCTTGGTTCGTTCTCGCCAAATCGGGAAATCGAAATCCGCCCACAGGCCGGTGGTCAGATCGTCTCGCTGCCTATTGAAGAAGGGCAGACGGTGGGGGCCGGTCGCCTGATTGCCAAACTGGATGACGAACAATTACGGTATCAGATTGAAGGCCTGATGGTGACGCTGGAAGGCTACCAGAACGACCTCAAACGCTACGAAGTGCTGGTAAAAGGCGATGCCACACCCGCCATCAACCTCGAACGCACACAGTTGAGCATCCGTTCGACCCAGGCGCAGATTAAACAGCTTCAGAAACAACTGGCTAACACAACGGTCACTACACCCTTCTCGGGCATCGTGACTGACAAAATGGTGGAGAAGGGATCGGTGGTCTCGGTGGGGTCGCCCATTGCCAAAATAACGGATATTTCGACGCTGAAGTTGGTCGTACAGGTGCCTGAAAAAGCCATCAATCAGTTTCGCGTAGGGCAGTCGCTGCCCATTACCACGGAGGTTTATCCCGATGCCCGTTTTGTGGGTCGTATCTCGATGATTGCGGCTCAGGGCGATGCAGCCCACAACTACCCCATTGAAATTACGGTGCCAAACTCGGGTAAAAACCAACTGCGGGCAGGTATGTACGGCTCCATTGCCAACACTAACAAGCTGAAAGGACAAACGCTGGCCGTACCTCGTCAGGCCATTGTCGGGTCGGAGAAACAGCCGCAGGTGTACGTGATCGAGCAGGGAAAAGCGGTTCTGAAACCGGTAAGCATCGGAACCACCACGAACGAATATTACGAAATAACGAAGGGACTGAATGCTGGCGATCAGGTGGTGACCAGCGGACAGATCAATCTGCAAAACGGTACACCGGTAACGGCTCAATAG
- a CDS encoding acriflavin resistance protein (PFAM: acriflavin resistance protein~KEGG: mxa:MXAN_0667 AcrB/AcrD/AcrF family efflux transporter, inner membrane component), protein MKFVETIIKRPSLIIVLFAILTIGGLFSYRLLSYELLPEFSTPVITITTIYPGAAPSEVETEISKKIEDAVSGLDNLDDVKSNSFENASVLVVQFKAGTDIDLALQDAQREIDKMVSDLPDDAEQPSLSKISPSDQPIMQLLATSTLPNEVFYQQVEDKYLPVLQQIKGVADIAMVGGDKREIRINVDDDKLNYYGLSLLQVSQAINQANLDFPTGKVKSTSENMTLRLAGKFSSLDDIRKLVIATPANGSPIRISDVANVTDGLTEATSISRFNGQDGIGLFIKKQSDANAVEISRIVQEKLAQIEKENTKDKVHFAIAYDSSVFTLASVEAVTHDLLLAVGLVAIVMLLFLHSFRNAFIVMISVPASLISAFLFMFVMGYSLNLMTLLALSLVIGILVDDSIVVLENIQRHLEMGKDRWRATLDGVSEIGFAAVAITLVIVVVFVPITFVNSVIADLLRQFSLTVAFATMVSLVVSFTLTPWLTSKMARLEHLNPKNPFQAFLLWFEKGLTALTSVYHRSLGWVLTHKLAFTGILVAIFVFTGWVMNLGIIGSEFVAQGDQGKFLLTMKLDKSASLQQNNLMARNIENYLRKKPEVETIFANVGGASTGMNSTGQGETNRTELTVQLADASERPGHKLTEQYMIDVRQELEKQFPAIEFNSSVVGMVNSGSAPIEIFLSGNNVSQNLAAAEELANRIRRTPGANDVNVSVESGNPEVRVDIDREKMAKLGLTIQTVGGTLQNAFAGNDDSKFRDGGEDYDIRVMLDAFDRKNPDDVKNINFFSPSTNRPVRLAEFANVTLSNGPSLLERKNRRSSVTVTANTLGTGSGTLTSVIQADLAKNPLPAGVTVSWGGDAKNQSEGFGSLGIAMLAGLMLVYFIMVLLYDSFVYPFVVLFSVPVAVIGALLALALTSSNIGIFAMLGMLMLIGLVVKNAILIVDFANQQKEQGVPFRQAILHAGEERLRPILMTTIAMVIGMIPIATASGAGAEWKNSLAWVLIGGLSSSMLLTIYLVPMMYYVVDRIGEKWTVFRSKKQIDQPVQAEPIQTEPIH, encoded by the coding sequence ATGAAATTTGTCGAAACCATCATAAAACGCCCCTCGCTCATTATCGTGTTGTTTGCGATACTGACCATTGGTGGCCTGTTTTCGTATCGGTTGCTGAGTTATGAGTTGCTGCCGGAATTCTCAACGCCGGTTATCACTATAACGACCATTTATCCGGGTGCCGCTCCGTCGGAAGTGGAAACGGAGATTAGTAAAAAGATTGAAGATGCCGTTTCGGGTCTGGATAACCTGGATGATGTAAAGTCCAACTCCTTCGAGAACGCATCGGTACTTGTGGTTCAGTTCAAAGCCGGAACCGATATTGACCTGGCCTTGCAGGACGCCCAGCGGGAAATTGATAAAATGGTGAGCGATCTGCCCGACGATGCTGAACAGCCGTCATTGTCGAAGATATCGCCCAGTGACCAGCCCATCATGCAGTTGCTGGCAACCTCTACGCTGCCCAACGAAGTGTTCTATCAGCAGGTTGAAGATAAGTATCTGCCCGTTCTTCAGCAGATTAAAGGCGTCGCCGATATTGCGATGGTGGGGGGCGACAAGCGCGAGATTCGTATCAACGTCGATGATGACAAACTGAATTACTATGGCTTGTCATTGCTTCAGGTGTCGCAGGCTATTAACCAGGCTAATCTCGATTTTCCGACCGGGAAAGTGAAAAGCACGAGCGAGAACATGACGCTCCGGCTGGCGGGTAAATTCAGCTCGCTGGACGACATTCGCAAGCTGGTCATTGCGACACCGGCCAACGGCAGCCCCATTCGCATAAGCGACGTAGCAAACGTAACCGACGGATTGACGGAAGCCACCAGTATCAGCCGTTTCAACGGGCAGGATGGTATTGGGTTGTTCATCAAAAAACAGTCGGATGCCAACGCAGTGGAAATAAGCCGGATCGTGCAGGAAAAGTTGGCGCAGATTGAAAAAGAGAACACCAAAGACAAGGTTCACTTCGCCATTGCCTACGACAGCAGCGTATTCACGTTGGCCTCTGTCGAAGCCGTAACCCACGATTTGCTGCTGGCCGTCGGTCTGGTAGCCATTGTGATGCTGCTGTTCCTGCACAGCTTCCGAAATGCGTTCATCGTCATGATTTCGGTACCGGCTTCGCTGATTTCGGCCTTCCTGTTCATGTTTGTGATGGGCTACTCGCTCAACCTTATGACTCTGCTGGCCCTCTCGCTGGTGATCGGTATTCTGGTCGATGACTCGATTGTGGTGCTCGAAAACATCCAGCGACATTTGGAGATGGGCAAAGACCGCTGGCGGGCTACCCTCGACGGTGTGAGTGAAATTGGCTTTGCGGCCGTGGCCATTACGCTGGTGATTGTGGTGGTTTTCGTGCCGATCACCTTTGTGAATTCGGTCATCGCCGACCTGTTGCGCCAGTTCTCGCTCACGGTGGCGTTTGCCACGATGGTCAGTTTAGTCGTTAGTTTCACACTGACTCCCTGGCTAACGTCGAAGATGGCCCGGCTGGAACATCTGAATCCGAAAAATCCATTCCAGGCCTTTTTACTCTGGTTCGAAAAAGGACTGACAGCGCTAACCAGCGTCTATCACCGCAGTTTGGGCTGGGTATTAACACATAAGCTGGCGTTTACCGGCATACTGGTGGCTATTTTCGTGTTCACCGGCTGGGTTATGAACCTGGGTATTATTGGTTCGGAGTTCGTGGCGCAGGGCGATCAGGGTAAGTTTCTGCTCACGATGAAACTTGACAAAAGTGCGTCCCTTCAGCAAAACAACCTGATGGCGCGGAACATCGAAAACTACCTGCGGAAGAAACCGGAAGTCGAAACGATTTTCGCCAACGTAGGTGGAGCCAGTACCGGCATGAACAGTACCGGCCAGGGCGAAACCAACCGGACGGAGCTAACCGTTCAACTCGCCGATGCCAGCGAACGCCCCGGCCACAAACTCACCGAGCAGTACATGATCGACGTTCGGCAGGAGCTTGAGAAACAGTTTCCGGCCATCGAGTTCAATTCCTCAGTGGTGGGGATGGTCAACTCCGGTTCGGCACCGATCGAGATATTCCTGAGCGGCAATAACGTAAGCCAGAACTTGGCCGCTGCCGAAGAACTTGCCAATCGAATCCGCAGAACACCCGGTGCCAACGACGTAAACGTATCCGTTGAGTCGGGTAACCCCGAAGTTCGGGTCGATATCGACCGCGAGAAAATGGCGAAGCTGGGCTTGACGATTCAGACCGTTGGCGGCACGCTGCAAAATGCCTTTGCCGGAAACGACGACTCCAAGTTCCGCGATGGGGGCGAGGACTACGACATCCGGGTGATGCTCGATGCCTTCGACCGGAAGAACCCCGACGATGTGAAGAACATCAACTTTTTCAGCCCCTCTACCAACCGTCCGGTGCGGCTGGCCGAGTTCGCCAACGTTACCCTGAGCAACGGGCCGTCGCTGCTGGAACGGAAAAACCGCCGGTCGTCTGTAACGGTAACGGCCAACACGCTGGGTACGGGCTCGGGTACGCTGACCAGTGTGATTCAGGCCGATCTGGCCAAAAATCCGCTGCCTGCGGGTGTAACGGTGAGCTGGGGTGGCGATGCCAAGAACCAGAGTGAAGGCTTCGGGTCGCTGGGTATTGCCATGCTGGCCGGTCTGATGCTCGTGTACTTCATTATGGTGCTGCTCTACGACAGTTTTGTCTATCCGTTTGTGGTACTCTTTTCAGTGCCGGTTGCGGTCATTGGTGCCTTGCTGGCGCTGGCGTTGACCTCCTCGAACATCGGTATTTTCGCCATGCTGGGTATGCTAATGCTCATTGGTTTGGTCGTGAAAAACGCCATCCTGATTGTCGACTTTGCCAATCAGCAGAAAGAGCAGGGCGTTCCGTTCCGGCAGGCCATCCTTCACGCGGGCGAAGAACGACTTCGTCCAATTCTGATGACGACCATTGCCATGGTGATCGGGATGATTCCGATTGCAACGGCATCGGGAGCCGGTGCCGAGTGGAAAAACTCGCTGGCCTGGGTGCTGATTGGTGGCCTGAGCAGTTCCATGCTGCTGACCATTTACCTCGTTCCTATGATGTATTATGTCGTGGACCGGATAGGGGAGAAGTGGACAGTCTTTCGGTCGAAAAAGCAGATCGACCAGCCCGTTCAGGCCGAGCCAATTCAGACCGAACCAATTCATTAG
- a CDS encoding outer membrane efflux protein (PFAM: outer membrane efflux protein~KEGG: cak:Caul_3306 RND efflux system outer membrane lipoprotein), with product MKIFRWYVSTALLLGCSVVNAQDVTLDQLINKALTGNYSVQATRLDEIKTDAQIAEVRANARPQVNLTGDYKRYLKIPGQVVPASAFGGPEGSYSVLAFGLPYNLSTSVQASQALYNQSLMIATKVAKTSRDLSALQTQKTKEDVAYNVSATYYNLQTTAQQIAFLQKNLASTERLIQITDLLRQNKLAKGIDVDRLLLSKTSSQTQIESLQATYNQLLNTLKLLTGIPQTDSLTVRTAIDETVPVTPANEYTINRTDLQLLDRQKDLNGLEQRNIKAGFVPTVSAYGLANSTVYATGGDNSYIKNVPGYWLGLQLNWNVFDGMARKAKLSQKRIDDQKLDVQLRQTRESIAMDIANSRNQFLVQQRNLATNRGQVALAEKVYTQTQLQFKEGTVDITDVVQAENSLREAQNNFLNTLVSLRTAELDWKKATGSLINQ from the coding sequence ATGAAAATTTTTCGATGGTATGTGTCTACCGCCCTTTTACTGGGATGTTCTGTGGTGAACGCACAGGACGTTACCCTGGACCAGCTAATTAATAAAGCACTGACGGGTAACTACAGTGTTCAGGCTACCCGGCTTGATGAAATCAAAACCGATGCGCAAATTGCGGAGGTACGAGCCAATGCCCGTCCGCAGGTCAACCTCACGGGTGACTACAAGCGGTATCTGAAAATACCCGGTCAGGTGGTACCTGCCTCGGCCTTTGGCGGGCCGGAAGGGTCGTATTCCGTGCTGGCTTTCGGCTTGCCGTATAATCTCTCAACCAGTGTTCAGGCATCGCAGGCCTTGTATAATCAGTCGCTGATGATTGCGACGAAAGTGGCGAAAACCAGTCGTGATTTGTCGGCCCTGCAAACGCAGAAGACCAAAGAAGACGTAGCCTACAACGTATCAGCTACGTACTATAACCTCCAGACCACAGCTCAACAGATTGCCTTCCTTCAGAAAAATCTCGCTTCCACCGAGCGACTTATCCAGATTACGGACCTCCTTCGGCAAAACAAACTGGCTAAGGGAATTGATGTAGATCGCTTACTACTGAGTAAAACATCGTCACAAACGCAGATTGAATCGCTTCAGGCGACGTATAATCAACTGCTGAATACGCTGAAACTGCTGACGGGTATTCCTCAAACCGACTCGCTCACCGTTCGAACGGCCATCGACGAGACGGTTCCCGTAACGCCCGCCAACGAATACACCATCAACCGCACCGACCTGCAATTGCTTGACCGCCAGAAAGACCTGAACGGGCTTGAACAGCGCAACATTAAAGCGGGGTTTGTGCCAACTGTCTCGGCCTATGGTCTGGCAAACAGCACGGTATACGCGACGGGTGGCGACAATTCTTACATCAAAAATGTACCTGGCTACTGGCTGGGTCTGCAACTGAACTGGAATGTGTTCGATGGCATGGCCCGTAAGGCAAAACTGAGCCAGAAGCGTATCGACGATCAGAAACTGGACGTACAGCTTCGCCAGACACGCGAGTCGATAGCTATGGATATTGCCAATTCCCGGAATCAGTTTCTGGTACAGCAGCGGAATCTGGCTACCAACCGGGGGCAAGTGGCCCTGGCCGAAAAGGTGTACACCCAAACACAACTGCAATTTAAAGAAGGCACGGTCGATATTACCGACGTGGTGCAGGCCGAAAACTCCCTCCGCGAAGCACAAAATAATTTCCTCAATACGCTGGTCAGCCTCCGCACCGCCGAACTGGACTGGAAAAAAGCAACCGGAAGCTTAATCAACCAATAA
- a CDS encoding hypothetical protein (KEGG: afw:Anae109_3731 hypothetical protein): MMRKTETVLYLLSCLIGLMGRPTSVSGQSVPADSIRHRVVLIGDAGRLRNGKNPVVDAVRARYDFSNSRTTLLYLGDNVYPHGVSDESSPDYTTEAAILRYQVSPGLSSRNGANSSSVLLIPGNHDWGQGSPDGWERIVRQGKWIDSLNAPNIRLLPADGCPGPTEIHLSASLLLVIMDTQWWLHPYAKPGVDSDCGCKSQDEVIARLSDIAYRNKGKAIIVATHHPFRSYGIHGGYYTLKQHIFPLTEFSSKLYIPLPVIGSIYPLVRGVFGNIQDLPNPTYKHMVQVMEKAMAPAPNVVFVSGHDHAIQHIVDGSRNYIVSGSGINRERVKNGDLARFVSGEWGYVLLDELTNGTLKATFYTVDEAATATEAHAARLFAVPPMGDSTTATSQTPTWPDSVQVAIAPAYDSVGSIHRLLFGTNYRKEWATSVKLPVFDLTRTNGGFKILQRGGGQQTKSLRLEDASGKEWVLRSIQKDPAGALPAPLRETIAKDVLQDEISAGHPFAPLVVPTLADAAGIPHANPKLVYVPDDPALGIYQADFGKTVCLFEERNPGDGKSISTIKLLDALEKDNDDRVDQRAVLRARMLDLFIGDWDRHEDQWRWGSRKTANGKVYYPIPRDRDQVFFRAGGLFPAIASVPWIQPKFQGFTTKLGNINGFMNNGRFFDRLFMHELSADDWMAEIADLRDALTDDVLQRAINQLPDTIRQESGNRILETLKVRRGWLLERALEYYRFLAKAVDIPGSDKKELFRVQHINDDQLIVSVFKITKDGSVGPRMYSRTFDASITREIRLYGQKGDDRFEVSGPEAANITIRLIGGKGDDTFSVEGHPGKPLIYDLSTEANILPAPHLAHLHLSTDKAVNKYDPHVFKYDRLLPLATMGYNLDDGLLLGVGGQWIKQGFRKTPYASMNRLMISRALATEAVSIKYDGIFTDAIGKNDLWVNASVKAPDNVTNFFGPGNETIFEKERRIRYYRTRYDLINLAVLLKRDVGAHMQVSVGPVFQHFSLDTDENKGRFIERYVNQLPDSEKFLRRESYGGLQAGLQIDQRNRPVQPSRGFYWNTTLLGMQGFSEQANHFTQLRSELAVYTSFSQAANFVLVNRVGGGLTYGDPAFYQLLYLGGQDNLRGFRTYRFAGNNLFYYNLEARLKLFDFQSFLFPGSVGLLAFNDVGRVWLKGETSKKWHNGYGGGLYVTPASLLLVTASVGFSDEGALPYVSLGFRF, from the coding sequence ATGATGAGAAAAACGGAGACAGTACTGTATTTGCTTAGTTGCTTAATTGGTTTGATGGGCCGCCCCACAAGCGTTTCGGGGCAGTCGGTTCCGGCTGATTCCATTCGGCATCGGGTTGTGCTCATTGGCGATGCCGGTCGGTTACGAAACGGTAAAAATCCCGTTGTCGATGCCGTACGGGCTCGTTATGATTTCTCAAATTCCCGGACGACGCTCCTTTACCTCGGCGACAATGTGTACCCGCATGGGGTTTCCGACGAAAGCAGTCCTGATTATACGACAGAAGCCGCCATACTGCGGTATCAGGTGAGCCCCGGCTTGTCGTCCAGAAACGGGGCTAATTCGTCCAGCGTCTTATTAATACCGGGTAATCATGACTGGGGGCAGGGCAGTCCCGATGGCTGGGAGCGGATTGTTCGGCAGGGGAAGTGGATCGACAGTCTCAATGCGCCGAATATCCGGCTGCTTCCGGCGGATGGATGCCCCGGTCCGACAGAGATTCACCTGAGTGCCAGCCTGCTGCTGGTCATCATGGATACGCAGTGGTGGCTCCATCCGTATGCCAAGCCGGGTGTGGATTCGGACTGTGGCTGCAAAAGTCAGGATGAAGTCATTGCCCGGCTGTCGGATATCGCGTATCGGAACAAGGGCAAGGCCATTATTGTGGCTACGCACCATCCTTTTCGGAGCTACGGAATTCACGGCGGGTACTACACTCTCAAGCAGCATATTTTTCCGCTGACGGAGTTTTCATCGAAACTGTACATTCCGCTGCCGGTCATTGGCTCCATTTACCCGCTGGTACGCGGGGTGTTCGGCAATATTCAGGACTTGCCCAACCCGACCTACAAACACATGGTGCAGGTGATGGAGAAAGCCATGGCACCAGCGCCCAATGTGGTGTTTGTGTCGGGCCACGATCATGCCATCCAACACATTGTCGATGGTTCGCGCAACTACATTGTGAGTGGGTCGGGAATCAACCGCGAGCGGGTGAAAAACGGCGACCTGGCCCGGTTTGTGAGTGGCGAATGGGGGTATGTGCTGCTGGATGAACTGACCAACGGAACGCTGAAAGCTACTTTCTACACCGTCGATGAAGCCGCTACGGCCACCGAAGCCCATGCCGCCAGACTTTTTGCCGTTCCACCCATGGGCGATTCAACAACGGCAACGTCGCAAACGCCGACCTGGCCGGATAGCGTACAGGTCGCCATTGCCCCGGCCTACGATAGCGTAGGATCAATCCATCGTCTGTTATTTGGTACCAATTACCGGAAAGAGTGGGCCACCTCCGTTAAGTTGCCCGTCTTTGATCTGACCCGTACCAACGGCGGATTCAAGATTTTGCAGCGAGGGGGCGGTCAGCAGACAAAGTCGCTGCGGCTGGAAGATGCCAGCGGGAAAGAATGGGTGCTGCGGAGTATCCAGAAAGACCCGGCCGGGGCGTTGCCCGCTCCGTTGCGCGAAACCATTGCCAAAGATGTGTTGCAGGATGAGATTTCGGCCGGTCACCCGTTTGCGCCGTTGGTGGTGCCTACACTGGCAGATGCTGCCGGTATACCTCATGCTAATCCGAAGCTCGTGTATGTTCCCGACGATCCGGCGCTGGGCATCTATCAGGCCGATTTTGGCAAGACCGTTTGCCTGTTCGAAGAGCGAAATCCCGGCGATGGCAAGTCCATCAGCACCATAAAGCTCCTCGACGCTCTCGAAAAAGATAATGACGACCGCGTCGACCAGCGCGCCGTTCTGCGCGCCCGAATGCTCGACCTGTTCATTGGCGACTGGGACCGCCACGAAGACCAGTGGCGCTGGGGAAGCCGAAAAACTGCCAATGGTAAAGTCTATTACCCAATTCCCCGCGACCGTGACCAGGTGTTTTTTCGAGCAGGTGGACTATTTCCGGCCATAGCCTCGGTGCCCTGGATACAACCCAAATTTCAGGGTTTCACGACCAAACTGGGTAATATAAACGGGTTCATGAACAACGGGCGTTTCTTCGACCGACTCTTCATGCACGAACTTAGCGCCGATGACTGGATGGCCGAAATTGCTGACCTCCGCGATGCGCTGACCGACGACGTGCTGCAACGGGCCATCAATCAGCTTCCCGACACCATCCGGCAGGAATCGGGCAACCGGATTCTCGAAACCCTCAAAGTTCGGCGGGGCTGGCTGCTCGAAAGAGCGCTGGAATACTACCGGTTTCTGGCCAAAGCGGTCGACATTCCCGGTTCGGACAAGAAAGAACTGTTTCGAGTGCAGCACATCAACGACGATCAGTTGATCGTTTCGGTATTCAAGATAACCAAAGACGGGTCGGTAGGGCCACGGATGTACAGCCGCACGTTCGATGCGTCGATTACCAGAGAGATTCGGCTGTACGGCCAAAAAGGCGATGATCGTTTTGAGGTGAGCGGTCCGGAAGCGGCTAACATTACCATTCGGCTGATCGGCGGAAAAGGGGACGATACGTTTAGCGTAGAGGGCCATCCCGGGAAACCACTCATTTATGATCTGAGTACGGAAGCGAACATCCTACCGGCTCCTCACCTGGCTCATTTGCATCTGTCGACCGATAAAGCCGTTAATAAATACGACCCCCACGTGTTCAAATACGACAGGTTGCTGCCCCTCGCAACTATGGGCTATAATCTGGACGATGGGTTGCTGCTGGGCGTGGGTGGTCAATGGATAAAGCAGGGCTTTCGGAAAACCCCCTACGCGTCGATGAACCGCCTGATGATCAGCCGGGCGCTGGCTACCGAAGCGGTTTCAATCAAGTACGACGGGATTTTTACCGACGCCATTGGTAAGAATGACTTATGGGTGAATGCGTCGGTCAAAGCACCTGATAACGTGACTAACTTCTTTGGCCCCGGCAACGAAACTATCTTCGAGAAAGAGCGCCGGATTCGCTACTACCGGACCCGCTACGATCTGATTAATCTGGCAGTCTTACTGAAACGGGATGTTGGTGCCCACATGCAGGTATCGGTGGGGCCGGTTTTTCAGCACTTTAGTCTGGATACCGATGAAAATAAGGGGCGCTTCATTGAGCGTTATGTCAACCAACTGCCTGATTCGGAGAAGTTTCTGCGACGGGAAAGCTACGGCGGGCTACAGGCTGGGTTGCAGATTGACCAGCGCAACAGACCCGTGCAGCCGTCCCGAGGGTTCTACTGGAACACCACTTTGCTGGGAATGCAGGGCTTTAGTGAGCAAGCGAATCACTTTACGCAACTTCGGTCGGAGCTGGCGGTGTATACAAGTTTCAGTCAGGCGGCTAATTTTGTCCTTGTCAACCGAGTTGGTGGCGGGCTGACGTATGGTGATCCGGCGTTTTATCAGTTACTTTATCTGGGCGGACAGGATAACCTGCGGGGCTTTCGGACATACCGTTTTGCCGGGAACAACCTATTTTATTACAACCTGGAAGCCCGCTTGAAACTGTTCGATTTTCAGTCGTTTCTTTTTCCGGGGAGTGTGGGCTTGCTGGCCTTCAATGATGTTGGACGGGTATGGCTCAAGGGAGAAACATCGAAAAAGTGGCACAACGGCTATGGAGGTGGCCTGTATGTAACACCCGCCAGCCTGCTGCTGGTTACAGCCTCCGTTGGCTTCTCGGACGAAGGGGCACTGCCGTATGTGTCGCTGGGTTTCCGATTCTGA
- a CDS encoding phosphopantetheine-binding protein (PFAM: phosphopantetheine-binding~KEGG: rsq:Rsph17025_1070 acyl carrier protein), producing MTLSQLNDRLFKVLTDMGISQNALTDGAHFSRDLGLDSLDITDLLLQVETYFGIRIPDEDFWKLETFGQLKEYVAGEVLLDGSRLA from the coding sequence ATGACACTTTCTCAACTAAACGATCGCTTGTTTAAAGTGCTGACAGATATGGGTATCAGCCAGAACGCATTGACTGATGGAGCCCATTTTAGCCGGGATTTAGGTCTCGATTCACTGGATATCACGGACCTGCTGCTCCAGGTAGAAACGTATTTCGGTATCCGCATTCCAGACGAAGATTTCTGGAAGTTGGAAACGTTCGGACAATTGAAGGAGTACGTCGCTGGAGAAGTACTCCTTGATGGAAGTCGATTGGCTTAG
- a CDS encoding transcriptional regulator, TetR family (PFAM: regulatory protein TetR~KEGG: dol:Dole_0805 TetR family transcriptional regulator) — protein MKKPMDCLSSKSTELRIREAAERVFLEKGFDGATSRDIAEAAGINIALTNYYFRSKEKLFMQIFEDLVQLFFNGMVEIMNKPISLRDKIAELIEHDFQLLKNNPNLSNFIMNEVHRNPDRMASCIGVMKEIHHSMFEQQLQHEISLGNVRPIKALHVMPMAFANIQFLFIGKQMHMKMWQMDEAAFEDFINQHKQIVIDMVTSYLFDFKKE, from the coding sequence ATGAAAAAACCAATGGATTGTCTATCGTCGAAGTCAACCGAATTACGCATCAGGGAAGCCGCCGAGCGGGTCTTTCTTGAGAAAGGATTCGACGGGGCTACCTCGCGGGACATTGCCGAAGCGGCCGGTATCAACATTGCACTGACGAACTACTATTTCCGGAGCAAGGAAAAGCTGTTCATGCAAATCTTTGAAGATCTGGTTCAGCTGTTCTTCAATGGCATGGTCGAAATCATGAATAAACCGATCAGCCTGCGGGACAAAATTGCCGAGTTGATCGAACATGACTTTCAATTACTAAAGAACAACCCCAACCTGTCGAATTTCATCATGAATGAGGTTCATCGGAATCCGGATCGGATGGCAAGTTGTATTGGTGTAATGAAAGAAATTCATCACTCCATGTTCGAGCAACAGCTACAGCATGAGATCAGCCTGGGTAACGTCCGGCCTATTAAAGCATTGCACGTAATGCCCATGGCGTTTGCCAATATTCAGTTTTTGTTCATCGGAAAACAGATGCACATGAAGATGTGGCAGATGGATGAAGCTGCTTTTGAGGATTTTATCAACCAACATAAGCAGATCGTCATTGACATGGTTACGTCTTATTTGTTTGATTTTAAAAAGGAGTAA